In the genome of Candidatus Zixiibacteriota bacterium, the window CAGGCTAAGTTTCCTCCCAGCCAGAGAGAGGCGCCGGCGCCCATCAGCGCGATGTGCGGAGCCGGCTGGCGGCGGTAGAGAAAGACAAAGACCGCGACGAGAAAGAGGCTCCCGAGAGTGGCGGCGGCTGCGGCCGCTTGCGCGGGAAGGCCGAGCAGCGCGCCTGCCGCGGCCAGAGCGGAAAGGATCGGAGCGCCGTAGGGCCACTGCCGTTTGAGCGCCACGGCCCGCTCGAGGCAGATCAGCGTTCCGAGAAAGCCGACGATCATGAGCGGTCCATGATTGTCGGAAAAATCCGCAAAGGGCCTGGGAAGCTCCCATCCCAGCCGCACGAGCCCGGCCCAGACGCCGACGAGAAGGAGCAGTCCGGAAAGAGCCATCAAGGGGAATCGAATCGCCATGGTTGCGCCCGCGCCCTCACCGATCTGTATCGGACGTTTCCACCGAGAACGCAATCGTTTCCCGGAATCGAGCCTGGAGCAAGCCGGTTTCCCGTTTCCGGCGGGTTCCCGGTTCCCGGTCTTTTACGTTGGACTCGCATCCTGGTTTGGACCGCGGCGAAGCGGACGGCTCGAACGAAGCGAAGCGACTGAACGGCTTGAACTCACTTGAACATTGGGCCGGGCTCGAGCCCCGAGCCGCGGCCCGCGCGGTCAGCGAGAGGCCGCGACCGGCCCGCGCGGCACGCGGGATTTCCACTGCGGCGGCTGATAGACGCAGTAAGGATCGCTCTCCATCTCGTCGCCGGTCAGGGCGTACGCCCGGGAACGGCTGCCGCCGCAAATCGTCTTGAACTCGCAAGCGCCGCATTTTCCCTTGAGCCGGGAAAAGTCCCGCACCCGGACGAAGAGCGGCGAGCTGCGATAGATTTCCGCCAGGGAACGCTCGCGGACGTTGCCGCCGACCAGAGGCAGGAAGCCGCTCGGCTGCACGTCGCCCCTGTACGAGACGAAGACCACTCCCCGCCCGTCGTTGACGCCTAGGGGAGCGCGCACGATCTTCGGGGCGCTCACGGGAGGCGCGAGATCCGACGGCCTCAAGGAGCGCTGCGCGGCCTCCTGGACGAGGTGCTGAGCGGGGACGCCCAGCTCCGCCGCTCTTCTCTGCAGCAGGACGCGCCTGAAATGGTAGCCCTCGCGCGGCGTGATGTCGTAAGGGGCGGTTTTCAGCAAATCGTAAAGGCGGTGAAACAGCGCTTCGAAATCGCGCGCGCTGATGTTCAACCTGCGGATCTCGGGACGGGCGGCGCGCCCGACGGCGATCAAGCAAAACAGCGCCCACAGCTTGATCCCCCACGGAGCAATCAGCTCGGCGATCGCGGGCAGGTCCTCGAAGTTGTGCCGGGTGACGGTGGTGTGGATCTGGGTCTCGAGCCCGAGCTCCCGGCACCAGTCGATGATCGTCCGCGTGAGGCGGAATGAGCCTTCAACGCCGCGAAAACCGTCGTGAGCGGCCGCATCCTTGCCATCCAGGCTCACGGCCAGGCGAACCAGCCCCGCACCGGCCAGGTCCTTTATCTTCTGGCGTGTCACCAGCGGCGTGGCCGAAGGCGTCATCGCGACCCGCACGCCTTTTTCCGAAGCGTACGCGACGATCTCGCAGAGATCGGGCCGCTTCAGCGGATCTCCTCCCGTCAAAACGAAGATGGGATACGGCCGGCCGAATTCCCTGATGCCGTCCACCAGCCGCCGTGCTTCGTCGGCGGTCAGCTCCCCGGGATTGCGGGCCGGAATGGCTTCCGCGCGGCAGTGAAGACACCGCAGGTCACAGGCCTGGGTCGTCTCCCACACCACCGTGAACGGGCGGTGATCGAAATCCACGCCGTAACGACAGCCGCACGAAACGTGCCAGCTCAAAACCCGTGCGCGC includes:
- a CDS encoding TIGR04053 family radical SAM/SPASM domain-containing protein translates to MSWHVSCGCRYGVDFDHRPFTVVWETTQACDLRCLHCRAEAIPARNPGELTADEARRLVDGIREFGRPYPIFVLTGGDPLKRPDLCEIVAYASEKGVRVAMTPSATPLVTRQKIKDLAGAGLVRLAVSLDGKDAAAHDGFRGVEGSFRLTRTIIDWCRELGLETQIHTTVTRHNFEDLPAIAELIAPWGIKLWALFCLIAVGRAARPEIRRLNISARDFEALFHRLYDLLKTAPYDITPREGYHFRRVLLQRRAAELGVPAQHLVQEAAQRSLRPSDLAPPVSAPKIVRAPLGVNDGRGVVFVSYRGDVQPSGFLPLVGGNVRERSLAEIYRSSPLFVRVRDFSRLKGKCGACEFKTICGGSRSRAYALTGDEMESDPYCVYQPPQWKSRVPRGPVAASR